The window CATCTCTGGATTGTCGATTTCGGGCTCAAAAGTCTGCTTTGGGGCTCCATCACTATCGGAGTGTTTTTGCTCGTCGCTGTCGAAAGGGTCTTTCTCCCTGGTGGCCATTGCGACTGAAAGGCCTTAAGTAGGGCAAAAACGTGTGCAAATTCACAAAAACACACCACAacaaaacacaacaaaaattatttaattctagGGACTTCCAAATTTGAATGATGCAACCTGTTGCAAATATGAATAGTCTccaaaaagtaattttcggAATTTCGGCTTTAAAACAATTACTGAAACAGTTGCATAACTAATCCCACGGTAAATTGTTACCAAATTCGGGTTTCTTATTGTAATAACTttgcgaaattaattttaaaaactctgGAAAATACGTTAGTTTATTTGGGTTTATAGATTGGTACCACTATTCCATGTGTTTTCGGCGCGTCCTGTGCAACACAACCTCAAAATTTCACGAAGCTGTTAACAAGTTTAACAATTGTTAAACGATGTTTATAGTGGCTGAAATGAAAAATGTGACCCGAATACCCCCCGAACTGTTCAACTTGAAACTAAACGACGCCATAGCCGgagaattaaacaaaaaactagcAAACAAGGTGAGATTAGAAGCACATTTCAGCCCCTTTTAACCCCCAGTTTAAGGTAGTCCTCAACGTTGGTTTGTGTATAGCTTTATACGACATTACCAGTCTCCAAGAATCGTTTATATTTCCCGGTGATGGGGCTTCACACACTAGAGTCAGCTTCAGGTACATCGTTTTTCGCCCCTTTATTGAGGAGATTCTCGTGGGGAAAATCAGGAGTTGCAGTCAGGAAGGGGTTCACGGTACGACAATTATATTGTGAAATGTTAAATATGATTGCGAATTTTAGTGACTCTTGGTTTCTTTGACGATATTTTGATCCCTCCCAGTGCCCTTCAGCACCCTTCAAAGTTTAACGAAACTGAACAAGCATGGGTGTGGGAGTATGACACAGGAGACGGGTGCAAACATGACCTTTTCATGGATGCTGGTGAAACGATCAAATTTCGCGTAACTGCGGAGTTTTTTAATGAGACTTGCCCCACTGGTAGTTTACAAGAAACACAAGACAAGTCCGAAAATAAAGTGCCGTATAGTTTAActgtaagaaaaaaacttgGGTTTGTATgacttgattaaaattatttgtttgtcACAGGGGAGCATAAATGAGCCAGGTTTGGGATTGTTGTCTTGGTGGGATAATTaaggtaattaattttatggaAGGGATATAAAGTATGAACGTGTGTAAAATATCATTCTGATTTACTTGCGAAACATATTCTCATTATTTACACCacattaactaaattaaaactagGGAAAAGTCGAATCAAACACGAGACAAGGTGACGAACGATACCGAATTAAACCGTAAAATCACAGCTTTCTTGATCAGTAACACATTGTGTGGCGCCATCTGTTGTTATTTTTCTGTCAATTTGTGATTGGTCAAGAAAGCCGTGTGTAAAATAATCGAGTGTTATTGCACAATCTAGTATCAAATATAACAAGTGGACAAGTGGTTCACTTATTCTATAACGAGGCAACGCGGAAGATGTTCTCTCAAATAATCGAAAAGTTCTTTTGATGCCCCTGGACAATTTGTTAATTCTAATTCTCTCATATGTCGTAACTGAATCAGACTTGATAAACCACTAGAAGTCAATAATGGACACCCTGAAATTTCGAATTCAGTTATTTATGTCATTATTTGTGGTATGTGGCAGACCTGCTAACGATagtatttgcaaatttctcaTTCCGCATAAATGCTGAAGTCCAAAGTCTCGAATTTGTGAACACCAGCGCAGATAGAGTGCAGATAGAGACAACATTGTTGAAATGTAACCAATGCCAATGTCGGTGATGTGAACACATCTGTGAAATAAAGCGAATAAAGCGGATTGCGTTTTGATCAGTGGCCACCAGTTATtgcaactttaaaaaatacattaaacaCAATGCAAGTGtttctgctaaaagtattttttactatatctcaaaaactaataatcgcaTAGGAATCACGGTGTGTTGCtttatatttaatgtttttttccacacaagtgaattttttcagaattttttaccCTCCCTTATagagttatttataaaaatattaagatcagtattaatagtaattaatacTAGTAATTAATATCAGTAAtatcagtaaaaataaacataaactaatggaaattttattatttatagtgTTATCCTGAAACAAGGTTTTggacaaaaaattgataataagcTTAATCTACCACCGCAGCatgtatttaaatattttttaattaaaaattaaaaaataaaaaattgggaaaaattacttttaggattttttgcacaaaataacATCTTAAAATGcttaagaaataattaattaatacagaTTGGAGTTTTATGAGGTTAAAACTTACTTTAATTAGGaagcaaaaaatattggaaaaacagaaattacgTGTTAAAATCTGGTATTTTccgatatatttttttaattcctacatcaggaataataaaaacatattttttattgtaaaacattctattacaaaaacaaacaaaacgaaatatcttttgtaaaaaattttcttgttgaaaaaaattgttatttattgtataagGGTCTTAGATGTATTTTATCTCCGTAAAGATTTAAACTCGAGAAGTAAATTCGAGCGTTTAATTAAGGGgataaaaaaagaagttaattaatcGTTTaacttaaatattgttttaaatttgctggTGTAAAATTGGTTCGTTTTCTGTAAGAATTTCTTTCAACCAAAAAATGAACTCACTGtatctattttttataaaaaaaaattacactacTTTAAACATTACAacattaaaaagtaatttagTCTGCAACTAGCATTTTTCCCTAGAAAGTAGAAGATACTGAAAATGAGAAACACTAATAATTGAAACACAcagtctaaaataaaaaatcaatatacTCGTATTAAGAGACTGAAATGCTAAAATGCTTACAagctgaattaaaaaaataaaaaaatagtgaaattGAATTCTATACacggtgattcaaaagtaccGTACAATTTCTTGGGTgctgaattaaaagttcctatgacaaaaaattgtttgaaccctctttcacgagatttaggtcttcaaacttaaatttttaagttaatttttgtttcatatcATACTTTTTGACTTTCGTTAGCGAGCtcttgcaacattaaacaaatacaaattaaaaaaaacaacaattaatgtATAATGATgtgcaaaacaattaaaaacttgtaatttcaacaataaattaaattcaataacctagaaaacaaaagagcaataatcgataccgttgctaaggaaaacaaattaaaaaatatatactctttcaaattaaatgatATCTCATCAGGCTGtggaaatttgaatttaagttGGTTATACAGTTATTTTTAGTGTTTcatatatttaattaatttgaaatataaggaattgtagaaatttttttaaaaaattcacaggCACAGGGAGAAATATAAAGTGTTGaatagcaaacgctgaattttgTGTGgttcttagttttagagatatagagatatacttttaataaatgaatttttagctTAAAGTAAGGTAATTTTTGTCGTAATTATCTAGTTTTGCGTTGtgtttaaatgaaattgtGGCTTATAATTTGTTTGGTTACCGATCGAGTGTAAGCTCTTCTAATTGGTTGAGATCGCACGCGATATACTCCAAGGCAGCATCGGTGATTCGAGGACACCACGACAAGTCGAGCGAtctcaatttttgtaaattctcAGCTATGAGTTCGACGCCGTCGTCGGTGATTTTGCTGCATCCGGAGAGGCTGAGGACCGTTAGATTCGGGAGAGAATGAACtgcaaattgattttttaaaattgttttttttttcaatgagaGTATGTTACCAATATTTACAACTCCGTGATTGGTGATTTCCCAACACGAGTGCAGTCTGAGGATATTGAGTGAGTTGCTTTGTTTTGGCGAAAAGTAACCTAAAGCGGCGTCCGTGACATGGTAGGCCTGGAGGGAGAATTCGTACAATGCAGGGAGGAGTTGAGCCACAGCGCCTACAGCTTCATCGGCAACATTTATACAGTCACTTAGTGTCAAAGAGACGATTCTAGGATTCAGACAGGCCCATAAACCAGCCTCCGTTATTTCATTACAGCCTGCTAGTTCCAATTCGTAGAGCGCCTGGAATACAGAGTTTTCGGTTTAAAACACTGAGAATTCGGACTGAAATCGTTGGTTTattatggaaattttatcgatCTGAGAAAGTTAAATAGCGTAGCATTTCGAcacgacatttttttaacgtaaagaaattatttagtaaaatgtaataagttggaaaagttttaattagtGTTGAGTGTTggagttttatttttccagataatgaaacaaataacTTTTTCTTGATTTGCATTTGAAGAGAATTTATTGCATTGTTTGCTCGTAATTAAGGAGATAGTTTCATGGTTAACAAATCGATCCTAGGCTAATTTACGAGAGAATTACTCGAATCACTggaacaaaaacaaaactacaaaagGCTGTTTCCGTTTTTCTCACCTAGCAACAGCTTCAACTGATGTACAATCTTTCACCCTTAAATCGAAGCTCGCGTCTCTTATTTCCGATACCTACCCAAAGGTCAAAAGGTAAACAATATAATGACCTTTGAAATGCTGTGAACAAACAGCTTCCGTACCGTAAAAGAACTAATGGTTTATTATCTCACATAAATTGGGAATAAGAGTCTTGTGTCGCTCTAAGCTCGTGATTTAAAGGATTTCACAAAGTAATTCAGCCCTTTCCGACCTCAATGGTTCggataattatattttatagcaTCTTTGTGTGCTAATTGATAATTTCTGCGCTAATCCGATTTTCCACTGTTTTAACCCCGAAATCAAAATCAATACAATGTTGTGTCGATAAAGATAAATGGTTCAGCGGGCTTTCgaggaaaaaaatgttattaatgaCGTCGAGACGTcgtcgatttttattaaaatgctgCGGACGATATTGTTATTTGGACGCAAAATTTTTCGCTGCTTTCATATTACGTCAATGTGATTACATAGTCTATAAtggacaaaaataaatgtagaCGATACAGTAGTAGAAAAAAAGGGACACAATTAACGCATAACCATATacaaaaacgtaataaattatGAGGAAAACTATTGTAGAGACTTGACCTTTACTGTTATTTCCTTAAAACGTTGTACATAGAATTAATACTACGGACCCCAAACAATGCAACATTGTTCAAATTTGGATGTAACTAGAGcgaaaaataacattttaattgatGACACACTTGTAAATTCATTTGTTTTTCtacctattaaaaaataaaaaaaatatgtgcaaCATTTGTTTAGTAGTATTTCttagaactaaattttaaatttaaatgaagtttggttgtttttgattaaaggataataaacataataattaacaaaaaaataaattacaaatttaacaaattgtactaacaaattgtaattttttgtaattaaattacaaaacatcATCATGGTTGGGTTCAtcttttcaatttaataagtttcaaaagtaaaatttttgtaaaaatacaaCTGAAAAAGagctaaaaattttatttaccgtttTCTGTAGTTTTGTCACATTgttcttattaatttttttgctggaACTGTTttgtatacagagtgagtcTACTAAAAGTAGTTCCAAAactagtaattatttttagaaaccAGCGCAGCGTTTGGTGTTAATAttgtttatatatttttttctctctatgcattaattaatattgaatCGCTGAaaagtaatatattttttaataatgtcaaTAACAGCGGATTCTCATACATACAGAGtgttcaaaaactggcgcactaACTCATTGGTACGATGTTGCGAAATATGtgtaaaaatcttaaaaaattcccagtcatattttaaaaaatctggacctacaaacttattttgttatctttttcagttttcattattttttaatatttctatgtttcacactaaataATCGTTcgatgaataaatatttttatattttactgtCAGTATtgagcagtttttttaaatttaaaaacattaaaattaaaaacaacaatttttcctaataactttttttcaaaacgttttagtttttgagttaaaattattttaaaataattaataaaattattttcacattttttacacgCCATTGGAAGCAAAGTTACCTAGTCGACTaggttatttattattatttttctttgttgGAGCATTTCATAAAAGGCTCGTCTATTTGTAGGGggaaaaatgatttaaaaaaatgcgattttgaaaaaatggtacaTAGAAAAAGTGTTTGTCTTGATGAGTTCTACCActggttaaaattaatgtactcgttttgcttcatttttctGCCATATACCATTAAGTTAGTGGGCcggttttttaaaaacattttaaaaaaatgtcgaaGGGtactataattataaattcaagtGATTGCTTTGTGCTTTGCAAAATCCAAAAATCGCCGTAGTAGGTTggcatgaaaaaaaaataactctaaaaaaatttttcttcaaaaatgagcaaattttttgagtttttaaagTTCTCTCTACAACGAACCCTCTGTATAGCGGACACGGACAAAAAAATCCCCAATTACTATGATATTAAACATCTTACAACTGACAGACCGGAAGAACGAACATATTTTGTAGaaatggataaaaaattctataccgaaaatccaaaattaaatattgatgagtgtctaaatttttttgttagaaaaaccTGTTAAAAAGATTGATTAAGACGATTGTGATAAGGGGAAAACTTGGCTTAGAACCATAGTAAATTCATGCTGTCTGAATAATTTGAACCTGTTAAAAAATAGCTGAAATTATGTgtctgtaaaaaattattataaaaagcaAGGCTCCTAAAAGCAACCACACAAAAATTGAAGATTTCAagtaaaaaatctgttttttttttaataattttaattttatcttgaaaagattttagttaatttatttaaaattgtccACCTCTCACCAGTGGttacctctccacaacggacaattaaagattcttcaccggtgtccgttgtttagaggttttttgtaattagtttttttcgtAAGGTACGTAGTTTAGACACAAAATGCTTGATTCCTTACTTTTGCCTAACCCTGTATGAGCGTCGTTTGTTTCAGAATGTCATTACAAATACATCTTTTTCAGCGACTTAACAAACAGTTCTTAATTTAGTtatctatttaaaattattttcaacgtTGAATGTCTCCCTAATTATCGTTggaacttattaaaaaaatatctggtctgaactaatttaaaagtttaaaaattcgattgtttgttttttaataaataaattcagatGTGATGAATCAAATtgtaattgaaaattgtaatagAAAAATCAGTAGCTTTGAACTAGCGTTACTCGTTTACTTTTTGTAAGTGAACAATGAACATCGATTAGACTTTGGTGTGAATGACCAAAAAATGAGCGTGTTTGGTGTTTGTGTATAAGAAATAAACTAATCGAAAAAAAGGTGTATGTAACCCTGGACTAACCTGCAGATGGTCAAGCAGCGACTCGAGTCCCCGATCGGTGATGCTCGAACACCTCAAACTCAACGTATGTATATGTTTCGAAGCTAACGGAAACGAATTAATAAGATCGAGCGCATCTTCATCGGAAGCCCCCATCAGACACAAATTATGAAACCCCCTCCTCAGCAGCGACGAGTACAACCTGGAGCGCTCGTTCCCTTGCGCCGCCCTCATCTCCCGGCACTGCAGCACGGGCACCAGCCCCGTCCAAAACCTCGGCGACCTGTACAACACGTCCCTCCACCTAGTGCACACCTGCGCCAGCACGCACCGCTCGCACGGACTGAAATACAGGAAAAACCTGGCGAGGAACTTGTCGTCGACCACCAGCTGCTCCCAGGGCATGTAGGTCGGGGGCGGCCGGGGGCGGCGGCCCGGCTTGGGGCCCCCGCGGCCGGGCAACAGCCGCGAGGGCTTCTCGGGGGCGGCCACGGCCGCCGCGCtcccgccgccgccgccgccgcaaAACACGTTGGTGACGCGCTCCATGACGCTGCCCCCTTTGGTCGAGTGGTGCTTGCTGCCGCGGAGGCCCAGGCCGTTGATGCGTTTGGAGAGCTCCGCCGAGGCGCGCTCCACCACCCCCTGGGCCGATATCGACGACATGATGTGTAAGGGGTGCACTCACGAGGGCATCGCGATCACTGCACCACTCGATACGGTCGCGTTCACCCTCGCTGCTGATGGACCGATCAATACGGGAGAAAACGGGGGTGAGTGCCGACAAACGGCGAAAACGAACGGATAAATTCGGAGGGACAAAGCGTTGCGTAACTTGATTTGCACTGTCTTTGGATTTAtctgaattaattattattaatgtgatAATTGCTAGCGTAAATCGTGGACAAGAGTGCTTCGAATATTTTATGAACGTATGTCTTGAATACTAACTCCAGTTTtcataaattacgttattaaagaaattaataaacgtttattagaaaattaaaaccatttttttatgataagtAGCactaaacaataaacaaagaatacaacaacattaataaaaataaattgtttttttttgtataggAACTATTAGAGTTTAGAGAATTGGTAAGGAAtcttatttctttattttgagcaaacattgtttaataatagtgggaaaaaatcatttttctaCTAAAAATGAAGCAATTTTTCCCACAGTCTCTccaaaagtttaataaaacaagGGTTACCATAATTTGACTACACAAACTGAACTAAAAatcatgtttaaatttttcgcaaTACCTACCGTAAAAGAGCGACCTCAGAAATTTGTAGTTGACCAGCAGAGTGactatttagtaaaaaaaaggGTTGCTtacttaacattttttgtattattttcctattttaaaattcattttcttttttttttgtctgtgTCAAGGTAACTttataaaatcggtttttattccATAAATATTTGCTCAAAGACCTTGTTCGTTGGCTTTGCAAAATTACaaggtgagtctgctaaaagtattttttttttctcaaaaactatgaatCATACAGAGATTAgtgtttgctattaaataaataaatacatacttaattttttttctccatGCAGGTGAAGTTTTCCAGAATTTTTCCCCAATTCTTTATAActaaaattgaattgaaaGTACTAACATATTCTTAAtcgaaatttaataatttctagtgttatactaaaacaaaaaatttacaaaaagcccaaaaattacattataaaaTGTAATCTCAATAACAAGAAGCTTTATGTAGCGATTATAATGAGCTTCAGTAtgtataataaatacataTTCTAGTATAATAACATAGTAATGCTATGAACAATttccaatcaaattttaacgcGCCAAAGCTTATTtcgaaaaacacattttttttttcatgaaattaagttttaattaattcgtac of the Tribolium castaneum strain GA2 chromosome 1, icTriCast1.1, whole genome shotgun sequence genome contains:
- the Polr3H gene encoding DNA-directed RNA polymerase III subunit RPC8, with amino-acid sequence MFIVAEMKNVTRIPPELFNLKLNDAIAGELNKKLANKVVLNVGLCIALYDITSLQESFIFPGDGASHTRVSFRYIVFRPFIEEILVGKIRSCSQEGVHVTLGFFDDILIPPSALQHPSKFNETEQAWVWEYDTGDGCKHDLFMDAGETIKFRVTAEFFNETCPTGSLQETQDKSENKVPYSLTGSINEPGLGLLSWWDN
- the LOC660141 gene encoding F-box/LRR-repeat protein 16, whose amino-acid sequence is MSSISAQGVVERASAELSKRINGLGLRGSKHHSTKGGSVMERVTNVFCGGGGGGSAAAVAAPEKPSRLLPGRGGPKPGRRPRPPPTYMPWEQLVVDDKFLARFFLYFSPCERCVLAQVCTRWRDVLYRSPRFWTGLVPVLQCREMRAAQGNERSRLYSSLLRRGFHNLCLMGASDEDALDLINSFPLASKHIHTLSLRCSSITDRGLESLLDHLQALYELELAGCNEITEAGLWACLNPRIVSLTLSDCINVADEAVGAVAQLLPALYEFSLQAYHVTDAALGYFSPKQSNSLNILRLHSCWEITNHGVVNIVHSLPNLTVLSLSGCSKITDDGVELIAENLQKLRSLDLSWCPRITDAALEYIACDLNQLEELTLDRCVHITDIGIGYISTMLSLSALYLRWCSQIRDFGLQHLCGMRNLQILSLAGCPLLTSSGLSSLIQLRHMRELELTNCPGASKELFDYLREHLPRCLVIE